A region from the Actinomycetota bacterium genome encodes:
- the secA gene encoding preprotein translocase subunit SecA has protein sequence MSFIRKVLNAGEGKKIRALEAIVPLVNALEDDFKPLSDDDLKAKTAEFRQRLEKGEDLDDLLPEAFAATREAASRAIGQRHFDVQIMGGAALHKGWIAEMRTGEGKTLTATSAVYLNALWGEGVHLVTVNDYLAKRDSEWMGQVYRFLGMTTGLIQSNMSPADRKPAYAADVTYGTNNEFGFDYLRDNMVTELDRLVQRGHYMAVVDEVDSILIDEARTPLIISGSVKESPKWYQQFARIAPRLHRDDHYEVDEKKRTVAISEAGVAAVEQILGIENLYDHVNVDMVHHLQAAIRAKELYKRDVEYIVQHGEVLIVDEHTGRTLPGRRYSEGLHQAIEAKEGVRIKEENQTLATITLQNYFRMYDKLAGMTGTAQTEAAEFGHIYKLEVAEIPTNRPMIRSDEEDLIYKTADAKWNAVADDLKERHEKGQPVLIGTVSIEKSEHLSRILSKRGIPHTVLNAKHHSKEASIVAQAGRLGAVTVATNMAGRGVDIILGGNPEGMAQAEMTAGGWDNESYVLGLYSDEDRRQYEEEFQPLYEKFKAETAVEHEEVVARGGLYVLGTERHESRRIDNQLRGRSGRQGDPGESRFYLSLEDDMMRLFASDRIAGMMDKLKIPDDVPIEAKIVSKAILRAQTQVEGMNFEIRKNVLKYDEVMDKQRHIIYEERRKILEGEDFHDQALELITDVISSAVAENANADLVPEEWDWEQLFARVREIFPTNLTTDQFDLENTTYDDVLEAFLTDGLKVYEQREQELGADALRQIERLVLLNVIDNRWREHLYEMDYLQEGIGLRAVGQRDPLVEYQREGFDMFVQMQETIKEDFARYIFHVEAVREEEQRPAPTKMREERRQIPMATMTPSTGPGDVDGRAHPPAEGQEVAAIEQARSDKVPRNAPCPCGSGKKYKQCHGRPGAAALS, from the coding sequence ATGAGCTTTATCAGGAAGGTCCTCAACGCGGGTGAGGGCAAGAAGATCCGCGCTCTCGAGGCCATCGTTCCGCTGGTGAACGCGCTGGAAGACGACTTCAAGCCTCTCTCGGACGACGACCTCAAGGCGAAGACGGCGGAGTTCCGCCAGCGCCTCGAGAAGGGTGAGGACCTCGACGACCTCCTCCCCGAGGCGTTCGCGGCGACCCGCGAAGCTGCTTCTCGCGCGATCGGGCAGCGCCACTTCGACGTCCAGATCATGGGCGGCGCCGCGCTCCACAAGGGCTGGATCGCCGAGATGCGCACCGGCGAGGGAAAGACGCTGACCGCTACGAGCGCGGTGTACCTGAACGCGCTGTGGGGCGAGGGGGTTCATCTGGTCACCGTCAACGACTACCTTGCCAAGAGAGACTCGGAGTGGATGGGCCAGGTGTACCGGTTCCTCGGGATGACCACCGGCCTGATCCAGTCGAACATGTCACCGGCCGATCGCAAGCCTGCGTATGCAGCCGACGTCACCTACGGGACCAACAACGAGTTCGGCTTCGACTACCTGCGTGACAACATGGTCACCGAGCTGGACCGGCTCGTGCAGCGTGGTCACTACATGGCGGTCGTCGACGAGGTGGACTCGATCCTGATCGACGAGGCCCGGACGCCGTTGATCATCTCAGGGTCGGTCAAAGAGTCCCCGAAGTGGTACCAGCAGTTCGCACGCATCGCTCCGCGCTTGCACCGGGACGACCACTACGAGGTCGATGAGAAGAAGCGCACGGTCGCGATCAGCGAAGCCGGCGTAGCCGCGGTCGAGCAGATCCTTGGGATCGAGAACCTCTACGACCACGTGAACGTGGACATGGTCCACCACCTTCAGGCCGCTATCCGCGCGAAGGAGCTCTACAAGCGAGACGTCGAGTACATCGTCCAGCACGGCGAGGTGTTGATCGTCGACGAGCACACCGGCCGGACGCTTCCGGGACGGCGCTATTCCGAAGGTCTGCACCAGGCGATCGAGGCGAAGGAAGGCGTCCGGATCAAGGAAGAGAACCAGACCCTGGCGACGATCACTCTGCAGAACTACTTTCGGATGTACGACAAGTTGGCCGGGATGACCGGGACGGCTCAGACGGAGGCCGCCGAGTTCGGCCACATCTACAAGCTCGAGGTCGCGGAGATCCCGACGAACCGTCCGATGATCCGAAGCGACGAGGAAGACCTCATCTACAAGACCGCCGATGCGAAGTGGAACGCGGTAGCCGACGACCTGAAGGAGCGTCACGAGAAGGGTCAGCCCGTTCTCATCGGAACCGTGTCGATCGAGAAGTCCGAGCACCTCTCCCGGATCCTGTCGAAGCGGGGCATCCCGCACACCGTGCTCAACGCGAAGCACCACAGCAAAGAGGCTTCGATCGTCGCTCAAGCGGGGCGGTTGGGCGCGGTGACGGTTGCGACGAACATGGCTGGACGGGGTGTCGACATCATCCTTGGCGGCAATCCCGAGGGGATGGCGCAGGCAGAGATGACCGCCGGCGGCTGGGACAACGAGTCTTACGTCCTCGGCCTGTACTCGGACGAGGACCGTCGCCAGTACGAGGAAGAGTTCCAGCCGCTGTACGAAAAGTTCAAAGCTGAGACGGCAGTCGAACACGAAGAGGTTGTCGCCCGGGGCGGGCTCTACGTGCTGGGGACCGAGCGACACGAGTCACGCCGGATCGACAACCAGCTCCGTGGGCGGTCGGGACGTCAGGGAGATCCGGGTGAGAGCCGCTTCTATCTTTCGCTCGAGGACGACATGATGCGTCTCTTCGCCTCCGACCGCATCGCCGGGATGATGGACAAGCTGAAGATCCCGGACGACGTTCCCATCGAAGCCAAGATCGTCTCGAAGGCGATCCTGCGCGCTCAGACGCAGGTCGAGGGGATGAACTTCGAGATCCGCAAGAACGTGCTCAAGTACGACGAGGTGATGGACAAGCAGCGCCACATCATCTACGAGGAGCGGCGCAAGATCCTCGAGGGCGAGGACTTCCACGACCAGGCCCTCGAGCTCATCACGGACGTCATCAGCAGCGCGGTCGCAGAGAACGCGAACGCAGACCTCGTGCCGGAGGAATGGGACTGGGAGCAGCTGTTCGCTCGCGTGCGCGAGATCTTCCCCACGAACCTCACGACCGACCAGTTCGATCTGGAGAACACCACCTACGACGACGTCCTCGAAGCGTTCCTCACCGATGGGCTGAAGGTCTACGAACAGCGCGAGCAAGAGCTGGGCGCGGACGCGTTGCGGCAGATCGAGCGGCTCGTCCTCTTGAACGTGATCGACAACCGGTGGCGGGAGCATCTCTACGAGATGGACTACCTGCAAGAGGGGATCGGCCTGCGCGCCGTCGGTCAGCGTGATCCGCTGGTCGAGTACCAGCGCGAGGGCTTCGACATGTTCGTGCAGATGCAAGAGACGATTAAGGAGGACTTCGCGCGTTACATCTTCCACGTGGAGGCGGTCAGGGAAGAAGAGCAGCGTCCCGCACCCACGAAGATGCGCGAGGAGCGCCGCCAGATCCCGATGGCGACGATGACGCCGAGCACCGGTCCCGGCGACGTCGATGGTCGCGCGCATCCTCCCGCGGAGGGCCAGGAGGTCGCGGCCATCGAACAGGCCCGCTCGGACAAGGTCCCCCGCAACGCGCCCTGCCCCTGTGGCAGCGGGAAGAAGTACAAGCAGTGCCATGGGCGCCCCGGCGCCGCCGCCCTCTCCTAG